Proteins found in one Zea mays cultivar B73 chromosome 1, Zm-B73-REFERENCE-NAM-5.0, whole genome shotgun sequence genomic segment:
- the LOC103631359 gene encoding zinc finger MYM-type protein 1-like yields MVGNKKGKNKASQKDLKSYFSQGSSGSSLSTHGSGVVAIVEDVPLEENVLPSVEHDEEEEQVQEGITDFNPDHIISDPGLRIPIERFYANIRDEVRRAFIAKGPTQPTGHRFPPSSDKRSFQKKWFSQYSWLEYSVEKNKAYCFYCYLFKNDRMDDKFGYDAFTKAGFSQWKNAYLALPKHVGGPSSIHNVASTSFHDFDNQRSSIKHKVSSYSKDALIKYETRLETSLGIVSYLVLQGEPFRGHDESSTSLNRGNFLELLDWYKQRNDEVKRAFDELCPKNAKMTSGTIQKELGSCCAEAITKAIKEEMGDCLFTILVDESRDISIKEQMALVVRFVNTKGEVIERFLGLKHVKDTTSEALKRALVEALSDHGLCVANLRGQGYDGASNMRGEFNGLQKIIRDENPHAHYIHCFAHQLQLVVVAVSKCSSSIEDFFEYVSLIVNSTSASCKRKDVLVHKHRLNILSKLESGQIVSGRGKQQETSLARAGDTRWGSHYKTLLRIESMWDSVIEVLEIVKQDERNPSKAGGLVQIMESFSFVFIMKMMLQILRITNELSLILQRKDQNIVQAMSLVVDVKTRLINLRSEGWEPLFEETKTFCLENDIPIPNMEDMVP; encoded by the exons ATGGTTGGAAATAAGAAGGGAAAGAATAAGGCTTCACAAAAAG ATTTGAAGAGCTATTTTAGCCAAGGTTCCAGTGGCTCAAGTCTAAGTACTCATGGCAGCGGCGTAGTTGCTATTGTAGAAGATGTGCCTTTAGAAGAAAATGTCTTGCCATCTGTAGaacatgatgaagaagaagaacaagttcaagaagGTATAACTGACTTCAACCCGGATCATATTATTTCTGATCCGGGACTTCGTATTCCAATCGAAAGATTTTATGCAAATATTAGAGATGAAGTTAGGAGAGCTTTTATAGCTAAAGGTCCAACCCAACCAACCGGTCACAGATTTCCTCCATCAAGTGATAAAAGGAGCTTTCAGAAAAAGTGGTTTAGCCAATATAGTTGGTTGGAATATAGTGTGGAGAAGAATAAGGCATATTGCTTCTATTGCTACCTTTTTAAGAATGATCGAATGGATGACAAATTTGGTTATGATGCCTTTACAAAAGCTGGGTTCTCACAATGGAAAAATGCTTATCTTGCACTTCCAAAACATGTTGGTGGGCCTAGTAGCATACACAATGTTGCATCAACATCATTTCATGATTTTGATAACCAAAGGTCAAGCATAAAACATAAGGTTTCAAGTTATAGCAAAGATGCATTGATCAAATATGAAACCCGATTGGAAACTTCTTTAGGTATTGTAAGTTATCTTGTATTGCAAGGGGAACCATTTCGGGGGCATGATGAATCTAGTACTTCGTTGAATAGAGGCAATTTTTTAGAATTGCTTGATTGGTACAAGCAAAGGAATGATGAAGTGAAGCGTGCTTTTGATGAGTTATGTCCCAAAAATGCTAAAATGACCTCTGGAACAATTCAGAAAGAACTTGGAAGTTGTTGTGCGGAAGCAATCACAAAGGCAATAAAGGAAGAAATGGGGGATTGTCTATTCACAATTCTTGTTGATGAGTCTCGTGATATATCAATTAAAGAACAAATGGCCTTGGTTGTGAGATTTGTGAATACTAAAGGTGAGGTAATTGAAAGATTTCTAGGTCTCAAGCATGTCAAGGACACAACATCGGAAGCATTGAAGAGAGCACTGGTTGAGGCATTAAGCGACCATGGTTTATGTGTTGCAAATCTTCGAGGGCAAGGGTATGATGGTGCTTCTAACATGAGAGGAGAATTTAATGGTCTTCAAAAAATAATTCGAGATGAGAACCCGCATGCTCATTATATTCATTGCTTTGCTCATCAATTGCAATTGGTAGTTGTTGCGGTCTCAAAATGTTCCTCATCTATTGAAGATTTCTTTGAGTATGTTTCATTGATTGTGAATAGCACTAGTGCTTCTTGCAAAAGGAAAGATGTGTTGGTTCATAAGCATCGCTTAAATATTTTGTCTAAGTTAGAGAGTGGACAAATTGTATCGGGAAGAGGTAAACAACAAGAAACATCATTGGCGAGAGCAGGAGATACAAGATGGGGATCTCACTACAAGACTTTACTTAGGATTGAGTCAATGTGGGATTCAGTAATAGAAGTCCTAGAAATTGTGAAACAAGATGAGCGCAATCCATCTAAGGCGGGTGGTTTGGTGCAAATAATGGAGTCTTTTAGCTTTGtgtttatcatgaagatgatgtTGCAAATTCTCCGTATTACAAATGAGTTGTCTTTGATCTTGCAAAGGAAAGATCAAAATATTGTTCAAGCTATGTCTTTAGTTGTTGATGTGAAGACACGTTTGATTAATTTGAGAAGTGAAGGTTGGGAGCCATTGTTTGAAGAAACCAAAACATTTTGTTTGGAAAATGATATCCCAATACCAAATATGGAGGATATGGTACCATGA